The proteins below are encoded in one region of Solenopsis invicta isolate M01_SB chromosome 8, UNIL_Sinv_3.0, whole genome shotgun sequence:
- the LOC120358534 gene encoding uncharacterized protein LOC120358534, giving the protein MCFHVLRYLRDLLSHLCLMVLFRLDAKDLYYIICAYIYTLFLVGCEGLISYTLTFIDSSIFCYTESTIFKIFYYICASCDACRLKFLQINAKIKHKLNGIINLLENKGGDKADPVEQNNNNLLPDFPLTTIQELNHFNEQLMQNDVQRQFVKKMSNIGGDTVSKTVRNVMSQTITDELAQIYTWTGQKNRLALKKTKISDVIIEAIMISINTTMAEVEGYMKEWVRRASDRIRSLSKK; this is encoded by the exons ATGTGCTTCCATGTGCTTCGGTATCTACGAG atCTTTTATCACATTTGTGCCTCATGGTATTGTTTCGATTGGATGCGAAAGACTTGTATTATATCATCTGCGCTTACATTTATACTCTATTTCTGGTTGGATGCGAAGGACTTATATCTTATACGCTCACATTTATTGACTCTTCTATTTTCTGTTATACGGAAAGTACAATCTTTAAG atcttttattacatttgtgcCTCATGTG ATGCATGCcgactaaaatttttacaaataaatgcaaaaataaagcaTAAGCTCAACGGCATCATTAATCTGCTGGAAAATAAAGGAGGTGATAAAGCCGATCCAGTCgaacaaaataacaataactTGTTACCAGATTTTCCTCTTACTACAATACAGGAATTGAATCATTTCAACGAGCAATTGATGCAGAATGACGTTCAACGACAATTC gtaaaaaaaatgtcaaatattggCGGAGATACTGTCAGTAAGACAGTGCGAAATGTCATGTCTCAAACAATTACAGATGAATTGGCCCAAATTTATACGTGGACAGGTCAAAAAAACAGATTAGcattaaagaaaactaaaatttcaGACGTTATTATCG AAGCAATTATGATTTCAATAAATACGACAATGGCCGAAGTGGAAGGATATATGAAAGAATGGGTGCGACGAGCCAGCGATAGAATTAGATCgctctcaaaaaaataa
- the LOC105203150 gene encoding cytochrome P450 4c21 — MLFIIVALIAILACIIINYFIRKFFSFEALNKLPGPVRLPLVGTSYIFLQQKSQDFLDIIMLICKKYSSPFQFWMGPQLIIVIYEPNEVQTVLKSRLCLDKSMVYKVLEPIFGSGIASAPAHIWTGHRKMIAPIFKTVNLRKFVDIFVEEASMLTEELEKVEHNENEIFFLKPLEKCALKIACGTMIGIKVEENILDKTVEAFERMKEIIRARFRNPFLIPDFIFNLTSMGKMQREILIFVQSFIDKMIQQWANESNTTNVNDSKAHKRLVDILMNSTDKEFIEKDIFYNLFTMLVTASDTTAVTMYFVIFMLANFPEIQEKVYKELLEIYGTQTPKAAPVKYEDLQHMNYLERVIKETLRIFPTVPIIARQVTEDFKIGDIVLPKHTDILIPFIQMHRNKKYWPNPLVFDPDRFLPENIKNYHLFYFTPFSDGPRNCIGMRYGMMSMKAILATLIRSFIFKVNETIEIDKIKLNMDIVLSTLEPVKIKLKKRNP, encoded by the exons ATGTTGTTCATTATTGTGGCACTAATTGCGATTCTTgcgtgtataataataaattactttattcgAAAATTCTTTTCGTTTGAAGCACTGAACAAATTACCAGGTCCAGTCCGACTGCCACTTGTCGGTACTTCGTACatctttttgcaacaaaaatcgcaag attttctaGATATTATCATGCTGATCTGTAAGAAGTATTCTTCTCCATTTCAATTTTGGATGGGTCCTCAACTAATCATCGTCATATATGAACCAAATGAAGTACAG ACTGTTTTAAAAAGCCGTCTCTGTTTGGATAAAAGTATGGTGTATAAGGTTTTAGAACCAATATTTGGCTCAGGAATAGCGTCAGCCCCTG caCACATATGGACTGGACATCGAAAAATGATAGCTCCAATTTTCAAAACAGTcaatttgagaaaatttgtTGATATATTTGTTGAAGAAGCTTCAATGTTAactgaagaattagaaaaagttgagcataatgaaaatgaaattttctttcttaaacCTCTAGAAAAATGTGCTCTTAAAATTGCATGTG GCACTATGATTGGTATCAAGGTAGAAGAAAATATACTTGATAAAACTGTGGAGGCATTTGAAag aatgaaagaaattataagaGCTAGATTTCGGAACCCATTTTTGATtcctgattttatatttaatcttacATCTATGGGAAAGATGCAGCGAGAGATATTAATCTTTGTTCAATCTTTTATTGATAag atgaTTCAGCAATGGGCAAATGAATCAAATACAACAAACGTTAATGATAGCAAAGCTC aTAAAAGACTTGTGGACATTTTAATGAATTCAACTGATAAAGAATTCATAGAAAAGGACattttctacaatttgtttACGATGTTAGTAACG gccAGTGACACCACTGCTGTTACGATGTACTTTGTGATCTTTATGTTAGCAAACTTCCCAGAAATACAG gAAAAAGTATACAAAGAGTTGTTGGAAATTTATGGTACACAAACTCCAAAGGCAGCACCGGTTAAATATGAGGATCTACAACATATGAACTATTTGGAACGTGTTATTAAGGAAACTTTGAGAATTTTTCCTACTGTTCCTATTATCGCACGACAAGTGACGGAAGACTTCAAAATAg gaGATATTGTTTTACCAAAACATACTGATATTCTCATCCCATTTATTCAAATGCATCGAAATAAAAAGTATTGGCCGAATCCATTGGTGTTCGATCCGGATAGATTTCTtccggaaaatataaaaaattatcatttgttttattttactccTTTTAGCGACGGGCCAAGAAATTGCATag GTATGAGATATGGAATGATGTCTATGAAAGCTATTCTAGCGACGTTGATACGAAGTttcatatttaaagtaaatgaaaccattgaaatagataaaataaaattaaatatggacATCGTGTTATCGACTTTAGAacctgtaaaaattaaattaaaaaaacgaaatCCCTAA
- the LOC120358535 gene encoding uncharacterized protein LOC120358535, whose protein sequence is MVLFRLDAKDLYYIICAYIYTLFLVGCEGLISYTLTFIDSSIFCYTERTIFKIFYYICASCDACRLKFLQINAKIKHKLNGIINLLENKGGDKADPVEQNNNNLLPDFPLTTIQELNHFNEQLMQNDVQRQFVKKMSNIGGDTVSKTVRNVMSQTITDELAQIYTWTGQKNRLALKKTKISDVIIEAIMISINTTMAEVEGYMKEWVRRASDRIRSLSKK, encoded by the exons ATGGTATTGTTTCGATTGGATGCGAAAGACTTGTATTATATCATCTGCGCTTACATTTATACTCTATTTCTGGTTGGATGCGAAGGACTTATATCTTATACGCTCACATTTATTGACTCTTCTATTTTCTgttatacggaaagaacaatctTTAAG atcttttattacatttgtgcCTCATGTG ATGCATGCcgactaaaatttttacaaataaatgcaaaaataaagcaTAAGCTCAACGGCATCATTAATCTGCTGGAAAATAAAGGAGGTGATAAAGCCGATCCAGTCgaacaaaataacaataactTGTTACCAGATTTTCCTCTTACTACAATACAGGAATTGAATCATTTCAACGAGCAATTGATGCAGAATGACGTTCAACGACAATTC gtaaaaaaaatgtcaaatattggCGGAGATACTGTCAGTAAGACAGTGCGAAATGTCATGTCTCAAACAATTACAGATGAATTGGCCCAAATTTATACGTGGACAGGTCAAAAAAACAGATTAGcattaaagaaaactaaaatttcaGACGTTATTATCG AAGCAATTATGATTTCAATAAATACGACAATGGCCGAAGTGGAAGGATATATGAAAGAATGGGTGCGACGAGCCAGCGATAGAATTAGATCgctctcaaaaaaataa